In the Paenibacillus sp. FSL R7-0337 genome, GAACCTGGACGAGTTCCACAACATCGACGGTGAAATCCGGCGCTTTATTGAGAAGGTGGACCGTCCGTTCAAGGATACGATGGATGTGTATTTTGCTAATACAGGGTATTTCGCCGTGTCTGCGCTGGGCAGCAATCCGGTCAATCAGAAGGTGGAGGGTGTGGTCAGTCCGATCCGGGTCGATGAGCCGTTCATCTGGCTGCTGCACAAGCTGAATTACATTGAGGGGAGCGACGGGCCGTGAACAGATTGTCAGGGTCCATGATCACCCAGCAGATGTATACCCGCGAGCGCCGCGGCGTGTACCGGTCGACAGAGGGCTTCGATACGGTAGCGAAATCGGAGAGTCTCGATAATAATTTTGTCAAAAAAATCCTGCATCCCTTCTGCCTCTACGATGCCCCGGCTGAACTTACGGCGCGCGGCGAGAAGGATGAGGAGCTGTATCCGGCTGCGCTGCACCTGTTCCATACGGAGAGCAACGAGACTGTGATCGGAGAGAGCCGTTATCTGGCGGCGGATTTTACGGGGCAGCGGAGCGCTTTTTTTGCCCATAATTTCGTGGTGCCGCCTATCCGCTCCGAAGAGATTGTCGAGGGGTATGGAAGCTGGCTGCACGCGGGGTTTGCCCGGAGCTATGAGGGAGAGCCTGGCGGAACCCTGCCTGAGCTGGAGTCGATTCCCGTGGCAACCCGAGAGCTGGACGTGCCGTCAGATCCGCGCAGCGTGCTGTCCGGTCTAGGATTCACAGAAGAGCTGTTCAAAGCCCTGCTGCAGGCGGTAATGCTGTCCGTAGCCGGGAAGAAGAAAATCTATGTAGCGCTGGATGTGCCCATCAGTGAGTTGTCGCAGCGTGCGGTCCGGCTGACGGAAGTTATCTTCGCTGCGCTGCCATATGACTTCCGCCGCAGGCTCGGAGTGATCACGTATGCCAAGGAGCCGCAGAGCCGCAAATATATTCACCTGACCTTCGTGGAAAAGGGCTCACTGCGTCCGGGCGACCGCAATATCGAGAAGGATTACATCTTCGATCTGGCAGGTGCAAGGTTCCTGAATACCGACTTCGGCGAGTCGCGGCAGATCTATGCCGATCTGGCCTGGAAGACGCTGGTGGAGAAGGGCGGAAGCCTCCGCGATTTCGCTAAGTTTGCCGACAGCCTGCTGCTCGGAGAGAGTCCGGAGCGTAAGCTGTCGCTGGCGCTCTACAATGAGCTGGCGGTTTTTTATGAAATCGAGCAAGGCAACGAAGCCTTATATACAGACAACAAGAACGCTATACTCGGCGGCCTGCTGTCCTATCTGAAGCCGGAGGGGAAGCTGGACTCGCGGGTGCGGCTGAATGATATGTTCCTGGAGCGGTTCGACCGCGAATATGATCTGATCCGCAAGAAGGGGATTCCGTCAACGGAGATCCTGGAACAGTTCAAGGCGTATTACGCGCTGCCGGGCCATAATTACCGGGTGAAGATCGTCGATTACTTCATCAACGGGATGCTGAACTGCCAGTCCGGGGGCCGGGAGGATGTGCTGTCGGCGGCTTACGGGATTATTGAGAGCGATGCGGAGCTTAGTGAGGCATTCTTCAAAAAAGTGCTGTCCCAATCTCTCTTCCGCAGAGCGCTGTTCGAGCCGTATCTGGAATCCCGGCTGGCTGCCGCTGCCGGGACGGCGGATATCCTCCGCCTCGTGGGCCAATTCGGCCGGAGCCTTCCAGAAGTGCTTCAGCAGGCAGCGGTACGGGATACCTTCAAGGAATATCTGCTGGAGAAGCTGCAGCGGGAGTCCGATCCGGTAGCGGCGGTAACGGCTGTTCATGAAGCGGTCCAACAGGCAGAGAAGCAGCGCCGCAGAGGCGGTGTGTACCCGGAGGCCTTGTCCGTTATGGAGGAGTTGGGCACGGTTGCGGACCGCTTCCTGCTGAACCGGCTCTCGCTGGACGAGCTGACGATGGAGCAGCTGCTGGAGATCTCGTTCCTGCGTTACCGGGATACGGCAGACTGGCAGCCGCCGCTCGATGCGATTGCGAAGCGCAAAGCGAATGCGCTGCGCGCGGCCTACCGCTGGTTCGGGGAGGAGTCGCCGGACGAGGAGATTTTTGCCGGACTGACGCCGCGTGAGCTGGACGATGTACAGTTGCTGGGCGCGCGGTGGCTGAAGGAAGCGCGGAGCCTTGAGCCATTCGACCGGCTGCCGCTGGCCTTCTATCACAGCAGTGAACGTGAAGGCGGACCGCTGGATTATGATGCGCTGCTGGATCTGGTGGTCCGCAAGGCGGGCAATGACAAGGAGACAGTGTACCGGTTCCTGGACTGGTCGCAGCATAGCTGGCTGTTCGCAAGCTCAGGCAAGAAGCTGTGGCCGAATTACAAGCGGGCCGTGCTGAGATATTTCCTAAAGAGCGACCGCGAGGCGTTCAAGAACCGGGAATTCCGCAAAACCCATCTCGACACAGCAACGCCTGCCATGCAGACTGTCTACAATGAAGCCCGCGCCCAGCTGGCTTCGCCGCTGGCGCGGTGGGTCAGCCGCAGCCGATTTCAAATCCTGATCTCAGGGAGCATCCTCGGGATCATTCTGATTGCGGCGGTTATCCTGCTGAGCCAGCTAGGGGGACGCGGCAAGGATACAGCTGCGCCGGTGGCCAGCCCCAGCCCGCTTCCGGCAGAGACCGGACAAGCCGCTGTAGCGGCTCCGGTCTCTGTCCGGCTTATCGGCGGGAATAACGGCGGTGATGCAGGGACTAGCGGGAATAGTAGCGGAGATGCGGGAAGCGGAGAAGCGGGTAAGAATAACAGCGTGAAGCTGTTGTTCAGCTTCACTGATGCTGCGGAATGCTCCGCCTTCAAGCCGGAGCGGATCGGCGTGGAGTCCGCCAGCGGCGTTACGGACTATGAGGTTAAGGCAACGGTTAGCAGTTGCCAGGTTGCAGCAGGCGCCGGAGTGGACGGCGATGCGAAGGGTAATACAGGAGCCGGAGCGGATGGCGATGCGAAGGGTAATACAGGAGCCGGAGCGGATGGCGATGCGAGTGGTAAGGCAGGCGCCGGAGCGGACGGCGATGCGAGTGGTAAGGCAGGCGCCGGAGCGGACGGCGATGCGAGTGGTAAGGCAGGCGCCGGAGCGGACGGCGATGCGAAGGGTGATGCAGGAGCCGGAGTGGACGGCGATGCGAAGGGTGATGCAGGAGCCGGAGTGGACGGCGGTGCGAAGGGTGATGCAGGAGCGGGAGTGGACGGCGGTGCGGACAGTGGAGCCGCCGGCACTCCTCCGTCACGCGTATACGAGGTGACGGTGGAGCTTTCAGCAGGCGCGAAGCTGGCGGCAGGTGATATGATCACCACCGGAAGATACTCGCTGAAGCTGGCGGCAGATCCGGGCAGCGCCCCGGAAGCTACAGCTGCAGCCGCGCCTAGTGCGGAGCCATCCGCTTCCGCAAGCCCGGAGGCGGACACGGACGCAGAATAAAGCAGCGGCAATAGCAGGCTGCGTAAGCTTTTAACTAATGCGATCAGGTAACATTACTTACAGAGATAGGTGTACTCTGTACAACTAAAAACAGTGAAAAGGAAGGCATACCTCTCCTAACTGTATTTTATACAACTATATTTGCCCCGAATGGGCGAAAAGCCGGGTACATAAGCATTTTAGTTGCACGAAATACAGCTAAAAGTACATTTGGCCGTAAATCAGACGATTTAGTTGTACAGATTGCATTTAAGCATAACGTTCTCACCTTTGTTAGTTGGGGGACTGCAAACCCTCAGCAAGCGAGGGGATTAAATGAATGTTGATTAGTTTGAACCTGATGATCGACTAGCGGCAGCTGAACCGTTGTGCGCATATAACGCGGCATGGAGGACTAGTCAGAGCCTAGTGCATGCTACTTTAACGTAGTACAATGATTGGCGCTCCAGCGGGCTGATAAGAGCATAAAGTAATTAGTTAAGTATGGTAGTGTCCGGAAGAAGCGGCTCGATCGCACTTTGTACACTAGAATCAGGCATAATGGAGTTAATATGGCGTTCTGTTGTATTTGGTGCAGCAGATTTTTGGGATTTGGCCCGGCTGAGGGGGAATTGCCGAAATCGATGGTATGAAGTGCAACAGAATGCGTTATCGGCTGCTTTTATACTAATTCTGATGTATAGAATACAATCGGCCTTCTGCCGGTGTCTCCATAGGAGTGCTAGTGTATTGATTAGCAGTGGACCAACGTCTTGATTAGCAGCAGAAGAGTAACTTTTTATAGTCCTGAATAGTACGATGTGCCGGGGGAGCGGGCATGTGCTGTTCAGGATTTTTGTGCGGGATGGGCTGAGCTTTGGGGGAGCTGGAATAGATGTAGCTTGTCTATAGACATACAGGGGAATAGTCGATATGATGGTTTGAGAATATTAAAATTTAATAAGCTTGAGGAAAAGGTGCAGATTGCCTTAGAGACCGCGCGCTGTCGCTAGCAGATGCTGGCAGGGCTATGTCTAATAGAGGAATCTGCTTAAAAGGGAAGCCCGGTGTAAGTCCGGCGCGGTCCCGCCACTGTAAATACGGAGCAACTCCTGAAGAGCCACTGTCTGCTAAGCGGATGGGAAGGCGGGGGAAGCGGTGAAGTATGAGCCAGGAGACCTGCCTTTTTCGATGTTGTTTCTATTCTTCGGGGGTAAGAATGTGAAGCAGACGCTGATATTGGCGAGGGCTGTATATGCTGTATGTAATGTGGGAGAGCAACCGGCTCCCTTCAGCCGCCCTGTGCGAAAGTTCTTCCCCGGCCGCCCTGCACAGGGCGGTCTTTAGGTTGCCGCTCTTTTGGCGGAGGAAGCAGGATTTATCCATTCTATTTCAGGAAAGAGGTTAGTTATGAAGAACCATTCTCTATCATTCAGGTTCACACGGCTGGGACTTGCTGTTATCATGCTGTTTGCACTGCTGGGAGCAGCTGTAGCCCCGGCAGGACAAGCTGCTGCTGCACAGGCAGGCGGAACTTCCGCACCGGCGGTATCCGCTCTGCCCGCAAGTGAGGCAGCCAGCGTAACCGCTGCGGTCTATGCTACTGCAGAATACATGCTGAAGAACGGAGTCCAGTCGGACTGGCAGGCGATTGGCCTTGCACAAGCAGGCTACAAGGTTCCAGCCAGCTATCTGAAGGCGCTTGAAGGTAAGGTGAGTGAGGCTAAGGGTGTTTTTGCCAGAGCTACGGACTATGCCCGCATCACACTTGCTGTTAAGGCACTGGGCGGCGACCCTGAGAAGGTGGCAGGCTATAACCTGATCGAGAAGCTCTACAATCACGAGGCAATTACCGGCCAGACGCTGAATAATCCGGTCTATGCACTGCTGGCTCTGGATTCCGGCAGTTATACAATCCCGGCAAATGCGAAATGGACACAGTCTAAGCTGCTGGCAGAGATTCTGGCGAAGCAGAACCCGGACGGCGGCTTCACCCTGACCACGGGTGCGAGTGATCCGGATATGACAGCGATGACGCTGAATGCACTGGCTGGACACAAGCAGGAAGCAGCCGTGAATACTGCCGGTCAGCGGGCGGCAGCCTGGCTGGCTAAGGCACAGGACAAGAACGGCGGATATGGCGACAGCAGCGAGAGTGTGGCTCAGGCCATTATCGGTCTGTCTGCCTTCGGCATTGATCCGGCGGGAGCAGAGTACACCAAAGGCCAGATCAATCTGGTCAGCAAGCTGCTGAGCTTCAGCGCAGCAGATGGCGGATTCGTCCACACTGCGGGCGGCAGCTCCAATCCGCTCTCAACGGAGCAGGCTCTGGAGGCTTTGGTAGCGTACAAGCTGTTTGGTACAGGCGGCAAGCTCTTTGATTTTAGCGGCACACCTGTGAAGAATCCTCAGGTAAGTGTCTCGGTTACTGTTGAAGGTCCAAATGGAACCTTGGCTGAGGGCAGCGTGTACGCCGGAAATGTGCTTAAGGCACTGGAAAAGACAGCCGCCGCCAAGCGCCTGGCCCTGGTCAATGAAGCAGGCAATTATGTGACGGGGATCGGCGGCGTGATTGCGGGTACTTTTGGCGGATATGATGGCTGGATGTATGTGGTCGCACGCGGCGGAGCATGGGTCTATCCAAGTGTAGGGATGGGCGATTTCGCGCTGGAGGAGAATGACCGCATAGTGGTCTATTATGGCGGGGACAACACGCAGGTGGTTGATGCCGTAACCGTGACGCCCGCACAGCCGCAGCCTGGACAAGATCTGAAGGTGCAGGTAACCCAGAAACAATGGGTCTGGAATGAGGCGACCTTCACCTCTAATCCGGTAACTTCACCGGCAGCAGGCGTACAGGTAACCATTGGCGGTAAAACAGCAGTTACAGATGCTGCGGGCGTGGCTGTTGTGGCCGGAGGTCTGCCGGCGAATAAATATACCCTGACGGTTACGGGATATCTGAAGGATAAAACCCCAGCAGTTGTCCGTCATACGGTCCCGGTAACGGTGGCTTCTGCTGCGGCGGACCGTCCGGCTTTTGCCGATGTGAAGTCGATCTCGCCTTGGGCGCTGGAGTCAGTATACACGGCGTATGACCGCAAGCTGATGAATGGTGTGAGTGAGGGCAGTCTGGTGTTTGCGCCGAAAAAGAATATTACCCGTGCTGAATTTGCAGCGCTGTTGCTGCGGTTAACCGGGAATGAGCCGTCTGTGGCGGCTTCCGCTGGGGCCTTCAGTGATGTTAAGGCAGGTACATGGTATTATGGAACAGTGAACCGGGCGAAGGAGCTGGGAATTATCAGCGGCGTGACGGCTAAGACGTTCAAACCGGACGGGCTGGTTACGCGTCAGGATATGGCTGTGATGATGGTTAGAGCTTTTAAGCTGGATGCAGCTGGAGCCGGAGCAGGCGCTGGTAAGTTCAGCGACGAAGATAAAATTAGTGACTATGCATTGTCCGCTGTCCGCACGGTAACGGGACTTGGATATATGAGCGGTACCGGCGGCGCATTTGAGCCTACTGCTGTGGTAACCCGTGAGATGGCTGCTGCTGTGGCGGTTAGGTTGCCTTAGTTCTTAGTTGGAGTTGGGAGCAGACTGTACTGCACGCTGGGGCCGACGATAAGTGGATAAATGACATCTAATTTGGCCGG is a window encoding:
- a CDS encoding S-layer homology domain-containing protein → MKNHSLSFRFTRLGLAVIMLFALLGAAVAPAGQAAAAQAGGTSAPAVSALPASEAASVTAAVYATAEYMLKNGVQSDWQAIGLAQAGYKVPASYLKALEGKVSEAKGVFARATDYARITLAVKALGGDPEKVAGYNLIEKLYNHEAITGQTLNNPVYALLALDSGSYTIPANAKWTQSKLLAEILAKQNPDGGFTLTTGASDPDMTAMTLNALAGHKQEAAVNTAGQRAAAWLAKAQDKNGGYGDSSESVAQAIIGLSAFGIDPAGAEYTKGQINLVSKLLSFSAADGGFVHTAGGSSNPLSTEQALEALVAYKLFGTGGKLFDFSGTPVKNPQVSVSVTVEGPNGTLAEGSVYAGNVLKALEKTAAAKRLALVNEAGNYVTGIGGVIAGTFGGYDGWMYVVARGGAWVYPSVGMGDFALEENDRIVVYYGGDNTQVVDAVTVTPAQPQPGQDLKVQVTQKQWVWNEATFTSNPVTSPAAGVQVTIGGKTAVTDAAGVAVVAGGLPANKYTLTVTGYLKDKTPAVVRHTVPVTVASAAADRPAFADVKSISPWALESVYTAYDRKLMNGVSEGSLVFAPKKNITRAEFAALLLRLTGNEPSVAASAGAFSDVKAGTWYYGTVNRAKELGIISGVTAKTFKPDGLVTRQDMAVMMVRAFKLDAAGAGAGAGKFSDEDKISDYALSAVRTVTGLGYMSGTGGAFEPTAVVTREMAAAVAVRLP